One Thermicanus aegyptius DSM 12793 DNA segment encodes these proteins:
- a CDS encoding glycoside hydrolase family 43 protein, with product MVKIKNPILAGFNPDPSICRAGEDYYIAVSTFEWFPGVGIYHSKDLKNWRLVSRPLNRLSQLNMLGNPDSGGIWAPDLSYHDGKFWLIYTDIKVTEGQWKDGHNYLVTCDTMDGEWSDPIYLNSSGFDPSLFHDEDGRKYLVNMVWDHRVGHHHFYGIVLQEYSVEEKKLVGPQKIIFKGTDVKLTEGPHIYKINGYYYLLTAEGGTRYEHQATLARSKDIWGPYEVHPDNPLITSYPYPRNPLQKAGHASIVHTHTDEWFLAHLTGRPLPKEGQPLLDPRGFCPLGRETAIQRLEWRDGWPYVVGGNQPSLEVEGPHVEEVTWERDYPEKDDFDSEKLNLHFQTLRIPLDNGIMSLTDHPGHLRLYGRESLTSKFTQAFVARRWQHFNFTAETKMAFRPDTFQQSAGLVNYYNTQNWTTLQMTWNEEKGRILELMACDHFTIDQPLKGKEIVIPDDVEYVYLRVEVKTNTYQYSYSFDGQDWMEIPVTFYSYKLSDDYIRGGGFFTGAFVGMHCQDTSGQRKYADFDYFIYRANE from the coding sequence ATGGTAAAGATTAAAAATCCGATATTGGCCGGATTTAACCCGGACCCTTCCATTTGCCGGGCAGGGGAAGATTATTACATCGCCGTCTCAACATTCGAGTGGTTTCCTGGTGTTGGGATCTATCATTCAAAGGATTTAAAAAATTGGCGTTTGGTCAGCAGGCCTCTCAATCGTTTGAGCCAATTGAATATGCTTGGAAATCCTGATTCAGGCGGTATTTGGGCTCCCGATCTGTCATATCATGACGGGAAATTTTGGCTGATCTATACCGACATCAAAGTGACGGAAGGTCAATGGAAAGATGGGCATAATTATTTAGTCACTTGTGACACGATGGACGGTGAATGGTCCGACCCGATCTACCTGAACAGCAGCGGATTTGATCCGTCCCTTTTCCATGATGAGGACGGAAGGAAATATCTTGTCAATATGGTTTGGGATCACCGTGTGGGTCATCATCATTTTTATGGCATTGTCTTGCAGGAGTATAGTGTGGAAGAGAAAAAACTTGTCGGACCCCAGAAAATCATTTTCAAAGGCACAGATGTAAAACTGACGGAAGGTCCGCATATCTACAAAATCAATGGCTATTATTATTTATTAACCGCCGAGGGAGGGACAAGGTACGAACATCAGGCTACGTTAGCCCGTTCGAAGGATATATGGGGTCCTTATGAGGTGCATCCGGATAATCCGCTCATCACTTCATACCCATATCCAAGAAATCCTTTACAAAAGGCAGGACATGCATCCATCGTTCATACCCATACCGATGAATGGTTTTTGGCCCACTTGACCGGCAGGCCATTGCCGAAGGAAGGTCAACCGTTATTAGATCCTCGCGGCTTCTGCCCATTGGGGAGAGAGACCGCGATTCAAAGGCTGGAATGGAGGGATGGTTGGCCCTATGTGGTTGGAGGGAATCAACCTTCTCTAGAAGTTGAGGGTCCTCATGTAGAAGAGGTTACGTGGGAAAGGGATTACCCTGAGAAAGATGATTTTGATTCCGAGAAATTAAATCTGCATTTCCAAACACTCCGCATTCCTCTGGATAACGGCATCATGTCGTTGACGGATCATCCGGGCCATCTAAGGTTATATGGAAGAGAGTCATTAACATCAAAATTTACCCAAGCTTTTGTAGCGAGACGTTGGCAACATTTCAATTTCACCGCCGAAACAAAAATGGCTTTCCGGCCCGATACCTTTCAGCAATCAGCCGGTCTGGTAAACTATTATAATACGCAGAACTGGACAACCCTGCAGATGACTTGGAATGAAGAAAAGGGAAGAATTTTAGAATTGATGGCTTGTGATCACTTTACCATTGATCAACCATTAAAAGGCAAGGAAATCGTGATTCCTGACGATGTAGAATATGTTTATCTGAGGGTGGAGGTAAAAACAAATACCTATCAGTATTCGTACTCCTTTGACGGGCAGGACTGGATGGAAATCCCGGTCACTTTCTACTCTTATAAATTATCGGATGATTATATCCGGGGCGGAGGATTCTTTACCGGTGCTTTTGTCGGCATGCACTGCCAAGATACATCGGGCCAAAGAAAGTATGCTGATTTTGACTACTTTATTTATCGGGCAAATGAGTAA
- a CDS encoding sulfite exporter TauE/SafE family protein gives MEAGTISLLLVIGLIAGTYGTIVGAGGGFIFVPALLLLFHYDPPVAAGTGLVVVLINALSGMIGYIRQKRVDYRFGVILSLAAIPGTFLGVWLSRAVTGHAFFLTFAIMLIGLGIFLLVKKEPKSKGEQVTEGSFGEEAFPSGLREEVAATRSEGTRTYDSADAGEGEIPADLFLQNREKLPSGTSWWKGSFRRTEWGLLGTGFILGIISSFFGIGGGWLMVPILIYLFRLSPHVATATSVFSLSIYSLVGVLTHGVEGNIDWMTVLWGGIGVIGGSQFGVYLSRKLSGRLIIQMLALLLVFIGATMIR, from the coding sequence ATGGAAGCGGGAACGATTTCTTTACTACTCGTCATTGGTTTGATTGCAGGAACTTATGGAACGATTGTGGGGGCAGGAGGTGGATTTATTTTTGTCCCCGCCTTATTGCTTCTATTCCATTATGATCCGCCTGTGGCGGCGGGAACAGGCCTTGTCGTCGTCCTCATCAATGCCCTCTCGGGAATGATCGGATACATTCGTCAGAAACGGGTCGATTACCGATTTGGGGTGATTCTTTCCCTGGCCGCCATTCCAGGAACCTTTCTCGGGGTTTGGTTATCCCGCGCTGTGACAGGCCATGCCTTTTTTCTCACCTTCGCCATCATGCTGATCGGCTTGGGCATTTTCCTGCTGGTGAAAAAAGAACCGAAGAGCAAAGGGGAACAGGTAACGGAGGGAAGTTTCGGGGAAGAGGCGTTCCCGTCCGGTTTGAGGGAGGAAGTGGCTGCGACCCGTTCGGAGGGTACACGGACTTACGATTCTGCCGATGCGGGAGAAGGGGAGATTCCAGCCGACCTTTTCCTTCAGAATCGAGAAAAGCTGCCTTCGGGAACGTCTTGGTGGAAAGGTTCCTTTCGCCGAACGGAGTGGGGGCTTTTGGGAACCGGTTTCATTTTAGGAATCATTTCCAGCTTTTTCGGGATCGGAGGGGGCTGGCTCATGGTTCCCATCCTCATCTATCTCTTCCGCCTTTCTCCCCACGTGGCGACGGCAACCTCCGTCTTCTCCCTGTCGATCTATTCATTGGTCGGTGTCTTAACCCATGGTGTAGAGGGCAACATCGATTGGATGACCGTCCTTTGGGGGGGGATCGGCGTGATTGGAGGTTCCCAGTTTGGGGTTTATCTCTCCCGCAAACTTTCCGGGCGCCTCATCATACAGATGTTGGCGTTACTTCTCGTGTTCATCGGGGCCACCATGATCCGATGA
- a CDS encoding LysR family transcriptional regulator has product MNTESYRLFCLAYEEGSFSQAARLMYLSQPSVTRHIRLLEEEYGTLLFERSGGKLKATEAGRRLYPYAKGIVDHYDRSLEEIKGFVKNKELHIALGATFTIGEYWLPPLLGEYRKRHPEVNLRLEIGNTPLVLEKLRNFTIDMALIEGKVEEDPLYRLEKFAEDELILVCSAHHPWADLGKISISDLSRERFIFREPSSGTRMIVEDALSKAGVLGYLDRGMELGSTQAIKGAVEANLGVSILPRMAVKRELVSGTLKEVILQGMAITRDLWLVQMKHRFRSEASDHFFQFIRERKV; this is encoded by the coding sequence TTGAACACCGAAAGCTACCGTCTTTTTTGTCTCGCCTATGAGGAAGGAAGCTTTTCCCAAGCGGCCCGACTGATGTATCTCTCCCAGCCGTCGGTCACCCGGCATATCCGCCTATTGGAAGAGGAATACGGCACGTTGTTGTTTGAACGGAGCGGTGGAAAACTAAAAGCGACGGAAGCCGGAAGGAGGCTTTATCCTTATGCGAAGGGGATCGTAGATCATTATGACCGTTCGTTAGAGGAAATAAAGGGCTTTGTGAAAAATAAGGAATTACACATCGCTTTGGGAGCCACCTTCACCATCGGAGAATATTGGCTCCCTCCGTTGTTGGGGGAATATCGAAAACGACATCCTGAGGTGAACCTTCGTTTGGAGATCGGGAATACCCCGTTGGTGCTGGAGAAGTTGCGAAATTTTACGATCGATATGGCCCTGATCGAAGGGAAAGTGGAGGAGGATCCCCTTTATCGCTTGGAGAAATTTGCGGAAGATGAATTAATCCTCGTCTGTTCCGCCCATCATCCTTGGGCAGATCTTGGGAAAATATCGATCTCCGATCTTTCTCGGGAACGGTTCATCTTCCGGGAACCTTCCTCCGGAACCCGTATGATCGTTGAAGACGCCCTCTCGAAGGCAGGGGTTTTGGGATACCTGGATCGAGGCATGGAATTGGGAAGCACCCAAGCGATCAAGGGGGCGGTTGAAGCTAATCTGGGGGTAAGCATTTTACCCCGCATGGCGGTGAAAAGGGAACTTGTTTCAGGGACTTTAAAGGAGGTGATCCTCCAAGGGATGGCCATCACGAGAGATCTCTGGTTGGTCCAGATGAAACACCGTTTCCGCTCCGAAGCGTCGGATCACTTTTTCCAGTTCATTCGGGAACGGAAGGTTTGA
- the xylA gene encoding xylose isomerase: MAYFENVSKIQYEGPTSKNPLAFKFYNSEEKIGDRTMEEWLRFSVAYWHTFTFEGTDPFGHGNMIRPWSHLKGMDLAKARVEAAFEFFEKLGIPFFCFHDVDIAPEGSTLRETYKNLDEIVDMIEEYMKTSKTRLLWNTANLFSHPRFVHGAATSCNAEVFAYSAAKVKKGLEIAKRLGAQNYVFWGGREGYESLLNTDMELEQDNLARFFRMAVDYAKEIGFEGQFLIEPKPKEPTKHQYDFDVATGIAFLKKYGLDRYFKFNIEANHATLAGHTFEHELRVARIHRMLGSVDANQGDPLLGWDTDEFPTDLYSTTFAMYEIIKNGGLGKGGLNFDAKVRRGSFEPEDLFRAHISGMDSFAVGLKVAYKLIEDRVLDDFVASRYRSYTEGIGKEIVEGKANFKTLEAHVLDLNEIKNESGRVEELRALINQYLLTAFVN, encoded by the coding sequence ATGGCATACTTCGAAAACGTTTCCAAGATCCAGTATGAAGGTCCAACGTCCAAAAATCCCTTGGCATTCAAATTTTACAATTCCGAAGAAAAGATCGGCGACCGTACAATGGAAGAATGGTTGCGTTTCAGCGTGGCTTACTGGCACACTTTCACTTTCGAAGGGACTGATCCGTTCGGTCATGGGAATATGATCCGCCCCTGGAGCCATCTAAAGGGGATGGATTTGGCAAAGGCACGGGTGGAAGCGGCCTTCGAATTTTTCGAAAAACTGGGCATTCCATTCTTCTGTTTCCATGATGTAGATATTGCGCCGGAAGGAAGCACGCTCCGGGAAACGTATAAAAACTTGGATGAAATCGTCGATATGATTGAAGAATATATGAAAACAAGCAAAACAAGGCTTCTTTGGAACACGGCCAATCTGTTCTCTCATCCGCGTTTTGTACATGGAGCGGCAACATCTTGCAACGCTGAGGTATTCGCTTACTCTGCGGCCAAAGTGAAAAAGGGCTTGGAAATCGCTAAAAGATTAGGTGCCCAAAACTATGTGTTCTGGGGCGGTCGTGAAGGATATGAATCATTGCTGAACACAGATATGGAATTGGAACAGGATAATCTCGCACGGTTCTTCCGTATGGCGGTTGATTACGCGAAAGAAATCGGTTTCGAAGGCCAATTTTTAATCGAACCGAAGCCGAAAGAACCAACAAAGCACCAATATGATTTTGATGTTGCAACCGGTATCGCCTTCTTGAAAAAATATGGTTTGGATCGTTACTTCAAATTTAATATCGAAGCAAACCATGCGACATTGGCCGGACATACATTTGAACATGAATTGCGGGTTGCCCGCATTCATCGAATGCTTGGTTCCGTCGATGCAAACCAGGGGGATCCGTTGCTTGGCTGGGATACGGACGAATTCCCGACCGATCTTTACTCTACAACGTTCGCCATGTATGAAATTATCAAAAATGGCGGTTTAGGTAAAGGCGGTCTAAACTTCGATGCAAAGGTAAGACGAGGATCCTTTGAGCCGGAGGATCTATTCCGTGCACATATTTCCGGAATGGATAGCTTTGCGGTCGGTCTAAAGGTGGCATACAAATTGATTGAAGACCGTGTTTTGGATGATTTTGTAGCGAGCCGTTACAGAAGCTATACCGAGGGGATCGGCAAGGAGATCGTGGAAGGAAAAGCCAATTTCAAAACATTGGAAGCGCATGTCCTTGATCTTAACGAGATCAAAAATGAATCCGGCCGCGTAGAAGAATTAAGGGCATTGATCAATCAATATCTATTGACGGCTTTTGTAAATTAA
- the xylB gene encoding xylulokinase: protein MKYVIGVDLGTSSVKVLLIDQKGSVIREVSKSYPLIQEKSGYSEQDPEEWVEKTTEALAELASNFQGDISDIEGISFSGQMHGLVILDQERQLLRNAILWNDTRTTEQCRQIDEIVGKEKLLEITKNAALEGFTLPKILWVKQYEPDIFNKIHVFMLPKDYLRFRMTGQIHMDYSDAAGTLLLDIAKKEWSKDICEWLGIDPSICPPLVESSDFVGTITKEFAEKTGLSEKTKVFAGGADNACGAIGAGILSPGKTLCSIGTSGVVLSYEETKDRDFKGKVHYFNHGKENAYYTMGVTLAAGYSLSWFKEIVADDESFNDFLSGIEEVPAGSNGLLFTPYIVGERTPYPDANIRGSFIGIDSKHTRAHFVRAVIEGITFSLNESMEIFREAGKEINMIVSIGGGAKNETWLQIQADIFNAKIVKLSSEQGPGMGAAMLAAYGCGWFDSLDACAEEFLDVVKVYEPIPENVAVYRELFAIYREVYKNTKRLSEKLGPFRA, encoded by the coding sequence ATGAAATATGTGATCGGGGTAGACTTGGGTACAAGTTCCGTCAAAGTGTTGTTGATCGATCAAAAGGGTTCGGTGATCCGGGAAGTATCAAAATCATATCCTTTGATCCAAGAAAAATCGGGGTATAGTGAGCAAGATCCGGAAGAATGGGTTGAAAAGACGACGGAAGCATTAGCGGAGCTCGCATCAAACTTTCAAGGAGACATCTCAGATATCGAAGGGATTAGTTTCTCAGGCCAAATGCATGGGCTTGTCATTTTGGACCAAGAGAGACAATTGCTTAGGAATGCGATTCTATGGAATGATACCCGCACGACGGAACAATGTCGACAAATTGATGAGATCGTGGGGAAAGAGAAACTGTTGGAGATCACAAAAAATGCCGCGTTGGAAGGATTTACATTGCCCAAGATCCTCTGGGTGAAACAATACGAACCGGATATTTTCAATAAAATTCACGTATTCATGTTGCCGAAAGATTATTTACGTTTCCGGATGACCGGCCAAATCCATATGGATTATTCGGACGCAGCGGGTACTTTGTTATTGGATATCGCAAAAAAGGAATGGAGCAAGGATATTTGTGAATGGCTGGGGATCGATCCGTCCATATGCCCGCCACTTGTGGAGTCAAGTGATTTTGTAGGGACGATCACAAAAGAATTTGCCGAAAAGACGGGATTAAGCGAGAAGACTAAAGTATTTGCCGGCGGAGCGGATAATGCATGCGGGGCGATCGGCGCCGGCATTTTGTCCCCCGGTAAAACCCTTTGCAGTATCGGGACCTCCGGTGTCGTTTTATCCTATGAAGAAACAAAAGATCGAGATTTCAAAGGGAAAGTCCATTATTTCAACCACGGCAAAGAGAACGCCTATTATACAATGGGCGTTACTTTGGCCGCGGGTTACAGTCTAAGTTGGTTCAAAGAAATAGTTGCGGATGATGAAAGCTTCAACGATTTTCTTTCCGGAATCGAAGAGGTCCCGGCCGGTTCCAACGGCCTGCTCTTCACCCCCTATATCGTTGGGGAACGGACACCCTATCCGGATGCAAACATCAGGGGCAGTTTCATCGGCATCGATTCCAAACATACAAGAGCCCATTTTGTAAGGGCTGTCATCGAAGGGATTACTTTCTCTCTAAATGAATCGATGGAAATCTTCCGGGAGGCAGGGAAGGAAATCAATATGATCGTATCGATTGGGGGTGGTGCCAAGAATGAGACTTGGTTGCAGATTCAGGCCGATATCTTCAACGCCAAAATTGTAAAACTATCCAGCGAACAAGGTCCGGGTATGGGAGCAGCCATGCTTGCGGCATATGGATGCGGCTGGTTTGACAGTCTCGATGCATGCGCGGAAGAATTTCTAGATGTGGTCAAAGTATATGAACCGATTCCTGAAAATGTAGCTGTATATCGTGAATTATTTGCGATTTATCGGGAGGTTTATAAAAACACGAAGAGATTAAGTGAAAAATTGGGACCCTTTAGAGCCTAG